One Trichosurus vulpecula isolate mTriVul1 chromosome 7, mTriVul1.pri, whole genome shotgun sequence genomic region harbors:
- the LOC118858347 gene encoding monocyte chemotactic protein 1B-like: protein MKVSGVVLFLVFFTAALCCQVHASPDGPSTPTTCCFDYTTRKIPLKLVVSYEVTSSRCAKEGVIFVTRRGFQICTNPKEQWVQDIRNHLDKKNAKTQSP, encoded by the exons ATGAAAGTCTCCGGAGTTGTTCTGTTCCTGGTCTTCTTCACTGCTGCCCTCTGCTGTCAGGTTCATGCCTCTCCCG ATGGTCCCAGCACCCCAACTACTTGCTGCTTTGACTATACCACCAGGAAGATCCCTTTAAAGTTGGTGGTGAGCTATGAAGTCACCAGCAGTAGGTGTGCCAAGGAAGGTGTGAT CTTTGTGACGAGACGTGGCTTCCAGATCTGCACTAACCCCAAGGAACAATGGGTGCAGGACATCAGGAACCACCTGGACAAAAAGAATGCCAAGACCCAGAGTCCATGA